From a region of the Triticum aestivum cultivar Chinese Spring chromosome 7D, IWGSC CS RefSeq v2.1, whole genome shotgun sequence genome:
- the LOC123165447 gene encoding ABC transporter G family member 14 — protein sequence MAPQELHDDDKHKEAPTSTCTPPSSNGNPSGAVHPTTSSPPSDASGHRPAAANSFPLVLKFEEVVYKVKVGQATEGWCTRVVSSACGGGAVTKKNKAAALPPREKTIISGMSGVVRPGEMLAMLGPSGSGKTTLLTALGGRHRHALLSGKITYNGQPFSGAVKRRTGFVTQHDVLYPHLTVSETLWYTALLRLPRALSAGEKRVQAEAVARELGLSKVAHSMVGGVRGVRGLSGGERKRVSIGLEMLVDPSLLLLDEPTSGLDSTTAARIVGTLRRMAAGGGRTVVVTIHQPSSRLYHMFDKVLLLSAEGRAIYYGRAADALSYFASVGFASPLSVNPADLMLDLANGILPETNGDGVPGGGSEGEQKEVRAKLADAYARHIAPAVKLDICSNEGASAGGTGQASRRRGASARVEWTAGWCAQFSVLLRRGLKERRHESFNKLRIFQVLSVAFLAGLLWWRTPAAHLQDRTALIFFFSVFWGFFPLYNAVFVFPLERPMLLKERSSGMYRLSSYFAARTAADLPMELGLPTAFVLILYWMGGLDPRPASFLLSLLVVLYSVLVAQSLGLAVGAVLMDVKQGTTLASVVTMVFLIAGGYYVQHIPPFIGWLKWLNYSFYCYRLLLGIQFRDGGALYDCGGGALCPVADFPAIKAVGLNNHWVDVCVMALLLVGYRVVAYLALDRLQPR from the exons atggcgcCTCAAGAATTGCATGATGATGATAAACACAAGGAGGCACCTACTTCTACTTGTACCCCGCCCAGCAGCAACGGCAACCCTTCCGGTGCCGTCCATCCCACCACCTCCAGCCCGCCGTCCGACGCCTCCGGCCACCGCCCAGCCGCCGCCAATTCCTTCCCTCTCGTCCTCAAG TTTGAGGAAGTGGTGTACAAGGTGAAGGTCGGGCAGGCGACGGAGGGATGGTGCACGAGGGTGGTGTcgtcggcgtgcggcggcggggcggtgaccaagaagaacaaggcggcggcgTTGCCGCCGAGGGAGAAGACGATCATCAGCGGCATGTCGGGGGTGGTGCGGCCGGGGGAGATGCTGGCGATGCTGGGCCCGTCAGGGAGCGGCAAGACGACGCTGCTGACGGCGCTGGGAGGCCGGCACCGGCACGCGCTGCTGTCCGGGAAGATCACCTACAACGGGCAGCCCTTCTCCGGCGCCGTGAAGCGGCGCACGGGCTTCGTGACGCAGCACGACGTGCTGTACCCGCACCTGACCGTCTCCGAGACGCTGTGGTACACGGCGCTGCTCCGGCTTCCCCGCGCGCTGAGCGCCGGCGAGAAGCGCGTGCAGGCGGAGGCGGTGGCCCGGGAGCTAGGCCTCTCCAAGGTGGCACACAGCATGGTCGGCGGAGTGCGCGGCGTGCGCGGGCTGTCCGGCGGCGAGCGCAAGCGGGTGAGCATCGGGCTGGAGATGCTCGTGGACCCCAGCCTGCTGCTCCTGGACGAGCCCACCTCAGGGCTCGACTCCACCACGGCCGCAAGGATCGTCGGCACGCTCCGCCGCAtggccgccggcggcggccgcaCGGTCGTGGTGACCATCCACCAGCCGTCGTCGCGGCTCTACCACATGTTCGACAAGGTGCTCCTGCTGTCCGCCGAGGGGCGGGCCATCTACTACGGCCGCGCCGCCGACGCGCTCTCCTACTTCGCCTCCGTCGGCTTCGCGTCGCCGCTGTCCGTCAACCCGGCCGACCTCATGCTCGACCTCGCCAACG GTATCTTGCCGGAGACGAACGGCGACGGCGTTCCTGGCGGCGGGAGCGAGGGCGAGCAGAAGGAGGTGAGGGCGAAGCTGGCGGACGCGTACGCGCGCCACATTGCGCCGGCGGTGAAGCTCGACATATGCTCCAACGAGGGGGCCAGCGCCGGCGGCACTGGGCAGGCGTCGCGGCGCCGGGGCGCCTCAGCTAGGGTGGAGTGGACGGCCGGGTGGTGCGCCCAGTTCTCGGTGCTCCTCCGGCGCGGGCTCAAGGAGCGCCGCCACGAGTCCTTCAACAAGCTCCGCATCTTCCAGGTGCTGAGCGTGGCCTTCCTCGCAGGCCTCCTGTGGTGGCGCACGCCCGCCGCACACCTGCAGGACCGCACCgcgctcatcttcttcttctccgtcttctggGGCTTCTTCCCGCTCTACaacgccgtcttcgtcttcccccTCGAGCGCCCCATGCTGCTCAAGGAGCGCTCCTCGGGGATGTACCGCCTCTCCTCCTATTTCGCTGCGCGCACCGCCGCCGACCTCCCCATGGAGCTCGGCCTGCCCACCGCCTTCGTCCTCATCCTCTACTGGATGGGCGGCCTCGACCCGCGCCCGGCCTCCTTCCTGCTCTCCCTCCTCGTCGTGCTCTACAGCGTGCTCGTGGCCCAGAGCCTCGGGCTCGCCGTCGGCGCCGTGCTCATGGACGTCAAGCAGGGCACCACGCTCGCCTCCGTCGTCACCATGGTCTTCCTCATCGCGGGCGGCTACTACGTGCAGCACATCCCGCCCTTCATCGGGTGGCTCAAGTGGCTCAACTACAGCTTCTACTGCTACCGGCTCCTCCTCGGCATCCAGTTCCGCGACGGCGGGGCCCTCTACGACTGCGGCGGCGGCGCACTCTGCCCTGTCGCCGACTTCCCCGCCATCAAGGCCGTCGGGCTCAACAACCACTGGGTGGACGTCTGCGTCATGGCGCTCCTCCTCGTCGGCTACCGAGTCGTCGCCTACCTTGCCTTGGACCGCCTGCAGCCGAGGTGA
- the LOC123165448 gene encoding uncharacterized protein — MWIRRESRSKIDAGEVQQLYGATEKIHPGVDAQPEGEDCDDHKKKGQVFYPSDRPTEQLFYQASKCSEETTTTGFSQPKHILSDVNAAATGIGDGDEALF; from the exons ATGTGGATCCGGCGAGAAAGCAGGTCCAAG ATTGATGCGGGAGAGGTGCAGCAGCTGTATGGTGCCACTGAGAAGATACACCCTGGGGTTGATGCACAGCCGGAAGGCGAGGACTGCGATGACCACAAAAAGAAGGGGCAGGTCTTCTATCCTTCAGACCGG CCAACAGAGCAGTTGTTCTACCAAGCAAGCAAATGCAGTGAAGAAACCACCACCACCGGTTTTTCACAGCCGAAG CACATACTCTCAGACGTGAACGCAGCGGCGACAGGAATAGGAGATGGCGACGAAGCATTGTTCTGA